A single window of Myripristis murdjan chromosome 21, fMyrMur1.1, whole genome shotgun sequence DNA harbors:
- the gulp1a gene encoding PTB domain-containing engulfment adapter protein 1 isoform X3: protein MNRAFNRKKDKSWMHTPEALAKHYIAYNAKFLGNTEVEAPKGTEVVKDAVRKLKFQRHIKKSEGQKIPKVELQISIYGVKILDPKTKDVQYNCQLHRISFCADDKTDKRIFTFICKDSESNKHLCYVFDSEKCAEEITLTIGQAFDLAYKKFLESGGKDVETRKQIGSLQKRAGSISMKPQSTDIFDMVPFSPVTPLVPIPASNGCPPPPPTTLPPDIRKDLFGAEPFDPFTCGAADFPPDIQSKLDEMQEGFKMGLTLEGTVFSLDPLDSRC from the exons ATGAACCGCGCCTTCAACAGGAAAAAAG ATAAATCATGGATGCATACCCCAGAGGCACTGGCCAAGCATTACATAGCCTACAATGCCAAG TTCCTTGGAAACACAGAGGTTGAGGCTCCGAAAGGCACAGAAGTTGTAAAGGATGCAGTCAGAAAGCTAAAG TTTCAAAGGCATATCAAGAAGTCAGAGGGGCAGAAGATCCCTAAGGTGGAGTTGCAAATCTCCATTTATGGAGTGAAGATACTAGATCCCAAGACAAAA GATGTGCAGTATAACTGCCAGTTACATAGGATATCCTTCTGTGCAGATGACAAAACTGATAAAAGGATATTTACCTTCATCTGTAAAGATTCAGAGTCCAACAAACACCTCTGCTATGTGTTTGACAGTGAGAAATGT GCAGAAGAGATAACCCTAACAATTGGCCAAGCCTTTGACCTGGCATATAAGAAGTTCCTGGAGTCTGGTGGTAAAGACGTGGAAACGAGGAAACAGATAGGAAGCCTACAGAAAAGG GCAGGAAGTATCTCCATGAAACCCCAGTCAACAGACATTTTTGACATGGTCCCCTTCTCCCCTGTGACCCCCCTGGTGCCCATTCCAGCCAGCAACGGCTgcccacctccaccaccaacGACATTGCCACCAGATATAA gGAAAGACCTATTTGGTGCTGAGCCATTTGATCCCTTCACTTGTGGAGCAGCTGATTTCCCTCCAGATATTCAGTCAAAACTGGATGAGATGCAG GAGGGGTTCAAAATGGGACTAACCTTAGAGGGCACTGTCTTCTCTCTTGATCCTCTAGACAGTCGCTGCTGA
- the gulp1a gene encoding PTB domain-containing engulfment adapter protein 1 isoform X1, translating into MNRAFNRKKDKSWMHTPEALAKHYIAYNAKFLGNTEVEAPKGTEVVKDAVRKLKFQRHIKKSEGQKIPKVELQISIYGVKILDPKTKDVQYNCQLHRISFCADDKTDKRIFTFICKDSESNKHLCYVFDSEKCAEEITLTIGQAFDLAYKKFLESGGKDVETRKQIGSLQKRIQELETENSELKKQLQDLEEQLMIAHVPPAGSISMKPQSTDIFDMVPFSPVTPLVPIPASNGCPPPPPTTLPPDIRKDLFGAEPFDPFTCGAADFPPDIQSKLDEMQEGFKMGLTLEGTVFSLDPLDSRC; encoded by the exons ATGAACCGCGCCTTCAACAGGAAAAAAG ATAAATCATGGATGCATACCCCAGAGGCACTGGCCAAGCATTACATAGCCTACAATGCCAAG TTCCTTGGAAACACAGAGGTTGAGGCTCCGAAAGGCACAGAAGTTGTAAAGGATGCAGTCAGAAAGCTAAAG TTTCAAAGGCATATCAAGAAGTCAGAGGGGCAGAAGATCCCTAAGGTGGAGTTGCAAATCTCCATTTATGGAGTGAAGATACTAGATCCCAAGACAAAA GATGTGCAGTATAACTGCCAGTTACATAGGATATCCTTCTGTGCAGATGACAAAACTGATAAAAGGATATTTACCTTCATCTGTAAAGATTCAGAGTCCAACAAACACCTCTGCTATGTGTTTGACAGTGAGAAATGT GCAGAAGAGATAACCCTAACAATTGGCCAAGCCTTTGACCTGGCATATAAGAAGTTCCTGGAGTCTGGTGGTAAAGACGTGGAAACGAGGAAACAGATAGGAAGCCTACAGAAAAGG ATTCAAGAACtggaaacggaaaactcagagctAAAGAAACAGCTCCAAGATCTTGAAGAGCAGCTGATGATAGCTCATGTGCCACCA GCAGGAAGTATCTCCATGAAACCCCAGTCAACAGACATTTTTGACATGGTCCCCTTCTCCCCTGTGACCCCCCTGGTGCCCATTCCAGCCAGCAACGGCTgcccacctccaccaccaacGACATTGCCACCAGATATAA gGAAAGACCTATTTGGTGCTGAGCCATTTGATCCCTTCACTTGTGGAGCAGCTGATTTCCCTCCAGATATTCAGTCAAAACTGGATGAGATGCAG GAGGGGTTCAAAATGGGACTAACCTTAGAGGGCACTGTCTTCTCTCTTGATCCTCTAGACAGTCGCTGCTGA
- the gulp1a gene encoding PTB domain-containing engulfment adapter protein 1 isoform X2: MNRAFNRKKDKSWMHTPEALAKHYIAYNAKFLGNTEVEAPKGTEVVKDAVRKLKFQRHIKKSEGQKIPKVELQISIYGVKILDPKTKDVQYNCQLHRISFCADDKTDKRIFTFICKDSESNKHLCYVFDSEKCAEEITLTIGQAFDLAYKKFLESGGKDVETRKQIGSLQKRIQELETENSELKKQLQDLEEQLMIAHVPPAGSISMKPQSTDIFDMVPFSPVTPLVPIPASNGCPPPPPTTLPPDIRKDLFGAEPFDPFTCGAADFPPDIQSKLDEMQRQRWRGSKWD, from the exons ATGAACCGCGCCTTCAACAGGAAAAAAG ATAAATCATGGATGCATACCCCAGAGGCACTGGCCAAGCATTACATAGCCTACAATGCCAAG TTCCTTGGAAACACAGAGGTTGAGGCTCCGAAAGGCACAGAAGTTGTAAAGGATGCAGTCAGAAAGCTAAAG TTTCAAAGGCATATCAAGAAGTCAGAGGGGCAGAAGATCCCTAAGGTGGAGTTGCAAATCTCCATTTATGGAGTGAAGATACTAGATCCCAAGACAAAA GATGTGCAGTATAACTGCCAGTTACATAGGATATCCTTCTGTGCAGATGACAAAACTGATAAAAGGATATTTACCTTCATCTGTAAAGATTCAGAGTCCAACAAACACCTCTGCTATGTGTTTGACAGTGAGAAATGT GCAGAAGAGATAACCCTAACAATTGGCCAAGCCTTTGACCTGGCATATAAGAAGTTCCTGGAGTCTGGTGGTAAAGACGTGGAAACGAGGAAACAGATAGGAAGCCTACAGAAAAGG ATTCAAGAACtggaaacggaaaactcagagctAAAGAAACAGCTCCAAGATCTTGAAGAGCAGCTGATGATAGCTCATGTGCCACCA GCAGGAAGTATCTCCATGAAACCCCAGTCAACAGACATTTTTGACATGGTCCCCTTCTCCCCTGTGACCCCCCTGGTGCCCATTCCAGCCAGCAACGGCTgcccacctccaccaccaacGACATTGCCACCAGATATAA gGAAAGACCTATTTGGTGCTGAGCCATTTGATCCCTTCACTTGTGGAGCAGCTGATTTCCCTCCAGATATTCAGTCAAAACTGGATGAGATGCAG CGTCAGAGATG GAGGGGTTCAAAATGGGACTAA